In Oryza sativa Japonica Group chromosome 3, ASM3414082v1, one DNA window encodes the following:
- the LOC107276596 gene encoding putrescine hydroxycinnamoyltransferase-like: protein MKVKVESSRIVKPLYDAAAPAPEWMPLSVFDTATYDESIAIIYAFRPPNPPSAAMELGLARTLAVYREWAGRLGVGPDGRRSVLLSDAGARLDEAAVDAPLAAAAPFIIRRRPSPEVKRLHPSVDGAPAEEELLRVQVTRFSCGSMVLGVAAHHRVADGQATAGFLVAWGLATRRGGLLPAVGVPVRDRATRFVPRDPPLVEFPHRETEYKAPPPPAKIKSGVAGEDDDDDELGAAPAHDKIKMHKVHYTKDFVARLKSRASSGLPPSRRGRGYTTFESLVAHLWRAVTAARGLGAAATTTRVRIAVNGRARMRPPVPRDYFGNLVLWAFPRCDAGELVARPSHHAAELIHRAVAGIDDAYFRSFVDFASSGAVEAEGLVPTADAGEVVVCPDMEVDSWLGMSFYDLDFGGGCPLYFMPSYLAMEGTIFLVPSFLGDGSIDVYVPLFENHLEEFKKICYNIA from the coding sequence ATCGCCATCATCTACGCGTTCCGGCCGCCGAACCCGCCCAGCGCGGCGATGGAGCTCGGCCTGGCGCGGACGCTGGCGGTGTACCGGGAGTGGGCGGGGCGGCTCGGCGTCGGGCCCGACGGGCGGCGGTCGGTGCTGCTCAGCGACGCCGGCGCGCGGCTCGACGAGGCCGCCGTGgacgcgccgctcgccgcggcggcgccgttcaTCATCAGGAGGCGGCCGTCGCCGGAGGTGAAGCGGCTGCACCCGAGCGTCGACGGCGCccccgcggaggaggagctgctgCGGGTGCAGGTGACGCGGTTCTCGTGCGGGTCCATGGTGCTCGGCGTCGCGGCGCACCACCGCGTCGCCGACGGGCAGGCCACGGCGGGCTTCCTGGTGGCGTGGGGGCTCGCCACGCGCCGCGGCGGGCTGCTGCCCGCCGTGGGCGTCCCCGTCCGCGACCGCGCCACCCGGTTCGTGCCGCGGGACCCGCCGCTCGTCGAGTTCCCGCACCGCGAGACGGAGTAcaaggcgccgccgcctccggccaagATCAagagcggcgtcgccggcgaggacgacgacgacgacgagctcggcgcggcgccggcgcacgACAAGATCAAGATGCACAAGGTACACTACACCAAGGACTTCGTGGCGCGGCTCAAGTCCCGGGCCTCGTCGGGGCTCCCGCCGTCGCGGCGCGGGCGTGGCTACACCACCTTCGAGAGCCTCGTCGCCCACCTctggcgcgcggtgaccgcggcgcgcgggctcggcgccgccgccaccaccaccagggtCCGCATCGCCGTCAACGGCCGCGCCCGCATGCGCCCGCCGGTGCCGCGCGACTACTTCGGCAACCTGGTGCTCTGGGCGTTCCCGCGctgcgacgccggcgagctcgtcgcGCGCCCGTCGCACCACGCCGCGGAGCTCATCCACCGCGCCGTGGCGGGCATCGACGACGCCTACTTCCGCTCGTTCGTCGACTTCGCGTCCTCCGGcgccgtcgaggcggagggcctcgtccccaccgccgacgccggcgaggtggtggtgtgCCCGGACATGGAGGTGGACAGCTGGCTGGGCATGAGCTTCTACGACCTCGActtcggcggcggctgccccctgtACTTCATGCCGTCCTACCTCGCCATGGAAGGCACCATCTTCCTCGTCCCCTCCTTCCTCGGCGACGGCAGCATCGACGTCTACGTGCCACTCTTCGAGAACCATCTAGAAGAGTTCAAGAAGATTTGCTACAACATCGCCTAG